The nucleotide sequence CACGATCCGCGCGGCCATCGAGGAAAAGCAGCGTGCCGGTGAGACGGCCGTGTTCACGTGCTCGTCGCTGAAGCGGTCGTACCGCGACGTGCTGCGCGGCACCGACACCGACGTGCGGTTCGTGTATCTGAAGGGTTCGTTCGAGGTGTTGCACGAGCGCCTGAAGAGCCGCACCGGCCATTTCTTCGATCCGTCGCTGCTGAAGAGCCAGCTGGACACGCTCGAGGAGCCGGGCCCGGACGAAGCGATCGAGGTCAGCATCGAGCTGACGCCCGAGCAGATCGTCGATCAGGTCATGCTGAAGATCGGCATCGCGCAGCAGCACTGAGCGCGGTTCGCGGCAATCGTCATGGAAAAGGCGCCTTCGGGCGCCTTTTTCGTTGGCGGCTCGTCTTCGCGGGCCGGTCAGGCCGCGGGCGCCTGCTTCGCGATGCCGTCGAGCAGCACGTCGAGCATCGTGTCGTGCACGGCGGCCGGATCGAGCTGCGCATAGAGCGGGGCGGCCGCCTTGACGAGCGGATGCGCGGCGTCGGACAGCGCTGCCATTTCCGCGAGCTCGACGTCGTTCGCGGCGCGCGTGAGGCCGCCGGCTTCGGCCGCGGCCAGCCCGATCACGCTCGCATACCAGCCGACGCACACCGACGGCAGCGCCGCGCGCGGGATGCCGGCGTCGGCCAGCGCGCGATGCACGGCCTCGATGTGCGCGAGATCGGCCGGCCCGGTGCTCATGTGCCGCTGCAGCAGCGCGAACGCCGCCGGGTAGCGCAGCGCGAGCGCGCGGTACTGGCGAGCGAGGTCGCGCAGCCGTTCGCGCCACGGCAGCGCGGCGTCGACCGGCACGAGCGAGCGCGACAGCGCGTTCGCGATCGCACGGCTCAGGCCTTCCTTCGACTTGAAGTGGTACAGCACGCTCATCGGGTCGCAGCCGACCGACTGCGCGAGCTTGCGCACGCTGAACGCGGCTTCGCCGACGTCTTCGAGCAGCGCGAGCGCGGCCGCGACGATCGCATCCTTGTCGAGGCCGCGCGGGCCCTGGGCGGGTTTGTCTTTCATCGATGCGGGCTGGCGAGCCGGTGCGGCACCGGCTGTAAACTTGACGAAAGCTTATTCTACACTGTAGAATTATTTCTGCGGTGTAGAAATTGGGTGTCCCGGCACCTTTCAATACGTGCTTTCGCACAGTCCGGGATCCAGGCGGCACGAGCGTGCCGCCGTCAACACGGGCCATCACGC is from Burkholderia sp. HI2500 and encodes:
- a CDS encoding gluconokinase; translation: MILIAMGVSGAGKSLIGEMLAERLSCSYTDGDAFHSAANKEKMHHGIPLTDDDRWPWLRTIRAAIEEKQRAGETAVFTCSSLKRSYRDVLRGTDTDVRFVYLKGSFEVLHERLKSRTGHFFDPSLLKSQLDTLEEPGPDEAIEVSIELTPEQIVDQVMLKIGIAQQH
- a CDS encoding TetR/AcrR family transcriptional regulator — encoded protein: MKDKPAQGPRGLDKDAIVAAALALLEDVGEAAFSVRKLAQSVGCDPMSVLYHFKSKEGLSRAIANALSRSLVPVDAALPWRERLRDLARQYRALALRYPAAFALLQRHMSTGPADLAHIEAVHRALADAGIPRAALPSVCVGWYASVIGLAAAEAGGLTRAANDVELAEMAALSDAAHPLVKAAAPLYAQLDPAAVHDTMLDVLLDGIAKQAPAA